The nucleotide window TGGTGTGCCATCGTGACCGAAACATGAGAAAAATGTCAGGACATACGGTATCGACGAAACGGCAATCGGGCGGCCGCCTGCATGAGATTTTTGTCATATTGGCGTGATGCTGGCAGCGACCTTCGCGGAGCAGGATGGCTCATCTTTTTCCACGAATGATGAGGCGGCGATATGCGCGCGTTACTGCAAAAATCTGCCTTGACGGCGATCCTTGCCGCAAGCCTTGCGGGATGTGCAAGCAGCGGTGGCAAGCCGGCGGCTTCCGTTAATCCACCGACGTCCACGCATAAGGCGCCGACGGACCTTGCACCAGGCGAGCAGATCGACTACGCCGGCCATCGCTGCGGAAATCCGAATCTCCATGTGAAGACGCATCTGTGTCTTTTCCCGCGTCGATAGTGCTGCCTACGTGCCGACCTTCGCTTCGAGATAGGGCGGCCCGGCCGCGGTTTATCCACATTTGAGAACAATCCTCTCCACGCACGGCCCTTATTCTCAAGCACCGACCTTTCTAGACTGTCGTCACTGAATTACGAACAGGGCTGTTCGTAGCAGAACAAAGCGAAGTCTGGAGGTCGTCATCATGAAGTCCCTTATTCAAGCCGTTGTGGTTGCCGCTGCCCTTGCCGCGCCGGTTGCCGTGTTCGCTCAATCGAACTCGCCTGTCACTCGTGCGCAAGTGCGAGCCGAACTGATCGAACTCGAACAGGCCGGCTATAACCCGGGCCGCGGTGAAGACCCGAACTATCCGGCCGATATTCAGGCTGCCGAAGCACGGGTGGCGGCACGGCATGCCGCGACGGGTTTCGGTGGCACCGCGAGCGGTTCGTCGGACGCGGGACGCGCGCCGGTCTCCCGCTCGGATTGGAATGCGATGTACAACCATCCGTGATGGAAGGTGCGGCGCAAGGCGCCCTGTCAAAGGTGGAGCGCCCGTGAGATCCGGGTATTGCACGAATTGCCGCGCGTGCTGGTCGTCGACGACAACGTCGGCGCCGCCGAAGCGCTCGCCACGTATCTCTCCTATGAAGGCGTCGACGCCCGCGCCGCCGACGGCTGCGAGCAGGCGCTGCGCTGCGTGCGGGACTGGGTGCCCGACGTGGTGGTGCTCGACATCATGATGCCGGAGCGCGACGGCTATGAAACCGCGAGCGCGCTACGCAGCTATCTGCCGACGCAGAGTCTGGGCATTGTCGCGTTCACGTCGCTCGACGAGGATCACGTGAAAGAAACCGGCAAGGCACGTCACAATTTCGACGGCTATTGTCAAAAAGGCACGGCCCCGACGGCGTTGCTCGCGCTGATGCGAAAGCTTTGGCGGGAATAGAAGCGCGGGATCGCGTCGCGCGCGTCACGTTGGCGTCAACTTCAAGCCCCAACTTCAAGCCGGCTCGCTCTCCACCGGTTCCGCGACGATCTGCTTGAGAATCGCCTCCATCAAGCCCGGAAACCGGGCGTCCAGGTCCGCGCGCCGCAGCGAATTCTGATGCACGGTGCCGGCCACGCGCGTGCGCACGAGGCCCGCCTCGCGCAGGATCCGGAAGTGATGCGACACGCTCGACTTCGGACGGCCGCCGTCGAGTTCGCCACAGGTGGCCTCGTCGACCGACGCGAGGCGCCGCACGATCTCCAGGCGGACCGGGTCGCTCAGGGCATGAAAGAGCCGCCCGAGCGCGAAATCCTCGGCGGTGGGGTGGTTATAAGTGCGCATCCTGCAAATGATAAAGGTTTCTGCGATACTTCGTTATTCGATGTTTATCGAACTACCGTACAAGCAAGTCCAGAGGAGTTTAGCCTGATGTCCGCATTGTTCCAGCCCTACAAGCTCAAAGACGTTTCCCTGCGCAACCGGATCGCCATTCCGCCGATGTGCCAGTACACCGCCGAAGACGGCCTGGTCAACGACTGGCACCGCATCCATCTGGCCGGTCTGGCGCGCGGCGGCGCGGGGCTGGTGATCGTCGAGGCGACGGCCGTGTCGCCTGAAGGCCGCATCACGCCGGGCTGCGCCGGCATCTGGACGGACGAGCAGGCGCAGGCCTTCGCGCCGGTCGTGGCCTCAATCAAGGCTGCCGGCTCGGTGCCGGGCATCCAGATCGGCCACGCGGGCCGTAAAGCCAGCGCCAACCGTCCGTGGGAAGGCGACGATCACATCGCCGACGACGACAGCCGCGGCTGGCAAACCATCGCGCCGTCGGCGATCGCGTTCGGCGGCAATCTGCCGAAGGTGCCGAAAGCCATGACGCTCGACGACATCGCGCGCGTTCGCGAAGATTTCGTCGCCGCCGCGAAGCGTGCGCGTGACGCGGGCTTCGAATGGCTCGAACTGCATTTCGCGCATGGCTATCTCGGCCAGAGCTTCTTCTCGACGCACTCCAACCAGCGCGACGACGCCTACGGCGGCAACCTGAAGAACCGCAGCCGCTTCATGCTCGAAACGCTGGCGGCGGTGCGTAAGGTGTGGCCGGAGCATCTGCCGTTGACGGCGCGTTTCGGCGTGATCGAGTACGACGGCCGCGACGAGGAAACCCTGGTCGAATCGATCGAACTGGCGAAGAATTTCAAGCGCGAAGGCCTCGACATGCTGAGCGTCAGCGTCGGCTTCTCCACGCCGACGGCGGCGATTCCGTGGGCGCCGGCGTTTCTCGCGCCGATCGCCGAGCGCGTGCGCCGCGAGGCTGGGATTCCGGTTTCGTCGGCGTGGGGTATCGACACGCCGGAACTGGCGGACCGTTCGGTGAAGGACGGGCAACTGGATCTGGTGATGGTCGGCCGCGCGCATCTGGCCGATCCGCACTGGCCGTATCATGCGGCGAAAAAGCTCGGCATCGAGCGTCCGTCGTGGACGTTGCCGGCGCCGTACGCGCATTGGCTGGAACGCTATAAGGTCGCTTAAGCGCCTGAGTTTTCGCGTCGAGTTGGTGGTGCCAATCGTGTCGCCTGCTCCGCCGCTTTATGCGCCGGGGCGGGCGGTACATTTCATTTCGGCCTCCACGCGAGCGCCCGGCGCCTCGTGCACCAACACGCGCTCGATCGACTGCAGCGCCCGCAGCAGTTCGCGCCGAGTGCTCTGCCCTTCGGCGCCGCGTCTCCAATCGCTACACCGATTGCAGCGCTCGCAGCATCTCATGCCCGAGCGCTCTGCCACTCAGCCACGCGCCTTCCACTCGTCCACCGTTCAGCCAGTCGCCGCACAGACCCAGGCCATCGACGTCGCGCCATACATAACCCGGCGCGGGATCGCCGTCCGGTGCGACATCCGCGTGACGCCAGCGGTGCGCGGTCCACGCCGCCGGCCTCGGTCCGCCGCAACGCTGGAAGGCTTCCAGCATGGCGGCCGCCACCTGCTCGGCCGGCGTGTCAAGGTGTGCTTCGCTCCACTCCGCCGTCGCGTGCAGCAGCCAGGTTTCCGGACCGCCGCGGCCGGGCTTGCTGCTGTCGCGCGCCATCCAGCGAAGCGGCCCGTGATTGACGAAGGCGGCGTCGAACGCCAGCGGCACACGACCGTCGAAGCGCAGCATCAGCGCCCAGCACGCGCGCATCACCGTGCTGCGTGCCATCATCGCGAGCTCGGGCGCCGGCGCGTGCAGCAGCGGCGCGACTTGCGGCGCCGGCATGGCGAGCACGACCGCATCGAATTTGTCGTCGATGGCGCCGTGCTCAGCCGACCAGAGCTGCCAGCCTTGCGGCTCGCACTGCACTTTCTCGATCGTGCACCGAGTGGTGAGCGGCAGCGTCTCGGCGAGGAGCCGCGCCGGCGCGCTCATGCGCGGCGTGCCGACGAAGCGCTCGATACGCGTGGTGTGCGCCGTCGAACCGGGCGCGCCCAGCACGGCGAGGCGCGCGGGCCATGCCGCCGCCGCGCCGGCTTTCTGCCAGCGCGCGACTTCGGCCCGAAACGCGCGGTCGCGGGCGGTGAAATATTGCGCGCCGTGGTCGCACTGCCAGTCGCCGTCGCGCCGCGCGCTCATGCGGCCGGCCGGCCCGCGGCTGCGGTCGAACAGGCGCAGCCGGCAACCGGCCGCGCGCAGGGTCGTGGCGCATGACAGACCGGCAATGCCTGCGCCGACGACCGCGATGCGGGGGCGGGAGTCAGAAGTCTTCACGATGCATTGACCTAGGTGGCTGGAATGGCTGTCCGGCGTCGGACGGGGTGGCCGCTGGCCGCGCCGCACGGGCGTCCTGGGGAGTCTTCGGGCCGCGGAGTTGAACGGTGGGAGTGACGTTAAAAATCATAGTGCATCAAAAATACCGTTTCAATGATGGATTGTGAGTCGCTAAATCGTTTCGTATCGTCGGAAATGCAGTATGCTTGAATCGAAAACTGAATCACTTAGGGTTTCATGATGACTTCGTATGACGAGCAACAACCGGCTCAACAGGGCTACAGAAGCGGCGAGGCGGCGCGCCTGGCCAAGATGCCGGTCACGACCTTGCGAATCTGGGAGCGCCGTTACGGCGTGGTCGGGCCGGCCAAAACCGCGTCAGGCCAGCGTCTCTACACAGAAGACGACGTCAGGCGACTCAGTTTGATCAAACTGCTGGTGAGCCGCGGCCACGCGATCGGTGCCATCGCGCGGCTGGATCGCGAGCAATTGCAGTTTCTGGCCGCGCGCAGCGGACGCGAAAGCGGCGGCGCGGCTGACCTGCCGCTGGTCGAGTCCGTCGATCTCCGTCTCGCCCTGGTCGGCGGCAGCCTTGCGCAGCGTTTTCGGGCGTCGGGCGTCGATCTGCGGCCCTATGGCGTGAACGAACTGATCACGTTTGCCGATCTCTCCATCGCCGAGGCCGGCAGCGGCACGAGCGGAGAACGCGGCGCGCCGATCGACGCCTTGCTGGTCAGCGTCGACTCACTGCAAGAGGACATCGCGTCGCAGATCATCGCGCTCGGCGACGCAGTCCGCGCGAAAGCGATCGCGGTCGTCTACAGCTTCGGCACCGGCCCGGCGGCGGAGATTCTGCGCGTGGCCGGCGTGCGTCTTTATCGCGAGCCCGACAGCCGGACGGAATTCCGTCAGATGCTCGGCGACCTGTGCGAACGCGTCCGCATTCAGGAACGCATCGGCGACGACGCCGTGTGGTCGCGCGTGCGCCGTCGCTACGACGACCGCGAACTGGAAGTTATTGCCAGCCGCTCTTCGACGATCGCGTGCGAATGTCCGCGCCACCTGGCGGAGCTGGTCATGAAGCTCTCGGCGTTCGAACGCTACAGCGACGCGTGCACGTCGCGCTCGGCGCAGGACGCCGCGCTGCACCGCTATCTGGGCGACGTCAGCAACCGGGCTTGCGCGATGGTCGAGGCGGCGCTCGAGCGCGTCGCGCGGGAAGAGGGCTGGTTCGCCGGACCGCAGTCGCCGCAGGCCGGTCAGGAATAACACGCGCGCACCGTCTCGGAGGATGTGCAATGTCACATGATGCTTCGACCGACGCGACCATCAGCGCGTCCGCACTGGATCAGAAGAGCGCGTATCTCGCGGCGCTGCTCGAGCGCGTTTCAAGGCACGAGGCCGGCGCGTTCGAAGCGCTGTACCGGGCGTCGGCGCCGTCGCTGTTCGGCCTCGCGGTGCGCGTCACCCGCACCAGCGAATCGGCCGAAGAAGTGGTGCAGGACGGCTTCATCAAGATCTGGCGCTTCGCCGGTTCGTACGACCCGGGCAAGGCTTCGCCGTCCACGTGGATGTCGACCATCGTGAAGAACCAGGCGCTCGATTATTTGCGGCGCAATCCGTACTCGGGCGTGTATATCGACGACCTGGACGAGCGCATCGCCGCGAGCGACGCCGACGTGAACTTCTGGCAGGAGTTCGCGCTGGACGCCGAACGTCTGTCCTCCTATCTCGGCCGGTTGGCTCCGGTTCAGCGTCAGGCGATCGCGCTCGCCTATTTCCGGGGCCAGTCGCAATCGGAGATCGCGCATACGCTCGATGCACCGGTCGGCACGGTCAAGAGCTGGATCAGCCGTGGACTGGAGTCGCTACGCGCCATGGCCGACGCACGACCTGCGCCGCATCACGGCGGCCTTTACTGATCCGCCGGTCGCGCCGCGCTTTCGCTGCGGCTTGTCTCGCATAGTCACGGATAAATTGCGCGCTTGCCGCGCGACCGAGTTCACGCGCATTGCCAGGAAGGAATCATCGCGGTTGCGGAACGGCCCTTGCTGCAAGGTCTTTTCATTGACCTGACACGGAGGCTTGACGCATGAACCCTTATATCGTCGCTCACATGATGTCCTCGCTCGACGGCCGCAGCCTGACGGACGGCTGGCACCTCGACTACGCCTCGGACCTGTACGAAAGCACGGCAGCCACTTTCGAAGCCGACGGCTGGATCTGCGGGCGCGTCACCATGCAGGAGATTGCGCACGGCACGGATTATCCGAAAGGGCTCGCCAAGGGCGCCGTGCCTCGCACCGATCACTTTGTCGAGCGCAAAGCGGATCAGTACGCGATTTCAATCGATCCGCAGGGCCGTGTGGCGTGGAAGAGCAACGCCGCGCTCAAGTCGCACGTGATCGAAGCGCTGACCGAACAGGTTGCCGACGACTACCTCGCTTATCTGCAATCGATCGGCGTGTCATATGTATTCGGTGACAAGACCGAGATCGATCTCGACAAGGTGGTGCAAACACTGGCGCGTGAACTCGGTGTGAAGAAGCTGATCGTGGAGGGCGGTTCGCATGTGAGCGGCGCGTTCGTGAACGCGGGTCTCGTCGACGAAGTGAGCGTGCTGATTTTGCCGCTAGTGGATGGCCGCAGCGAACATGCTTCCTCGTTCGAAGTGGCGATGGAGAAGTGGCAAGCGCCCGCGTATCTGAAGCTCACGTCCGTTGAACAAAAGGAACAGGGTGCAGTGTGGCTGCGTTATACGAAGGCCTGAAAAGCAAACGGCAGAGTGGGATCGAATTCCAACTCTGCCGCGCGCTGTTCACGACCGCTGCGGTTCAACGAACCGGCGATGCGTTATCAGCCTTTGGTGTGCTCCGTCGAGAGCCAGCCGCCGCTTACGCCGATCTCGCCAACCTGCTTGGCCACCGCATCGGCGAGGCGCTTCGCGTCCGCTGACACACCGGCGCGTTTGGTTTCGGATACGGCGTGCAAGCCGCCACCCAGCGCCGCCGAGGTCGCGATACTGCCGGCCGCCGCGCCCACGCCCGCCGTCTCGGCCATTCCCGGCGCCTTGCCGCTGTCGGCGTTGGCGGTGAAGGTTTGCACCAGACGCGGCGTGCCGCCCGCAGGCTTATACAGAATCTGCACCGAGCTGCTTACCTGACTCTTGCCCGCACCGAGGCCGATCAACATGCGGCGACGGCGATTGCCCGAGTCGATCGTATCGAAGCTGCCTTGCACGAGTAGCACATTCTGATCGGCGGGTGCGGGGATGTCCGAGCGGATCGCACGCAGACCCATCGACTGCAATTGATGCACGATTTCGTTGGCGACCTGTTCGCGGACTTCGGCGGCATCGGCGGCCTGCTTTTGCGCGGCGGACGAACCTTCGAGTTGCGTCTTCACTTTCTGCATCATGCCGCCGTCCAGTTTGACCTGGTCCGGATTGGCGTCGAAGGTGTAGACATAGATGTTGTCCGGGCGCACCTGGACCGGCGTGCTCGCCGTGCTTGCATCCTTGATGCTGCTACCGGCGCAACCGGTCAGCAGCGCGCTGCAGCAGACCATCGTCACGCAGGCCAAACGGGCGGCATTTTTCCTGAGGAATTTCACTGAAGTCAACATGTTGATCCTGTCGTCGGCACGCGGTGCCGGAATGTTCGAACGGTTCTCTCGATGATCGGGCAACCGGAGGATCGTTGATCATCGGCGAAACGTCTCGCACGTAAAGCACCCTTGATCTCATGCGTTCTGTTTCGTACGCACCGGCAGCGAAACGAAGTATGGGCGCGTGACTTTCCGAACTCCATTCAACAATTATTTCGTCCTATGTCATGGCGCGAAGCGGCGTCGCGTGGGGCTTTCGCGTGTCGCGAAAGTCAGCGGACGTGGCGGGAAAAGGGCGGATGTGCGGAAGGGGATCGACCGCGTCGGCAAGCGGCGTAAGGTTGTGCAACAGCGCGTGTGACGCCGTGTATATCGGCCATCAGTTCAAGGCGAGCCTAATGATGCAGCCAAGGACAAAAACCAATAGGACGGCGGCAACGGCCATGTTCAGCGGGTAGCGCATTCTTCACCAGGGCACCAGTGTTGCAGTGCTCATATCCTAATCACCTGACGGAAGATGAGAAGTGGTCAGTGAAGCGGCAATGTGGGAAAGCTAACGCAGCATGCTGAATGGTTAGACAGGGTGCAAGCGGGAGCGCTTCCAATCGGAAACGCCTCCGTAGAAGTTGCCACGCGCTTGTTGTCCGGCGGAAAAAACGCCCGCGCGCGAAGCGCACCAGCGTGCGTGTCGAGGGGTCACTCGGCTGGCGAGCCACGCGACGGTGAAGCACGGCATAGACCGATCACGTCGTACATGTGCCGGCGTGCCGGCGAGACTTGCGCCGCGCCGCCATCGCGAGAATTACTGCGCCTGAGCCGGCGGCGGCATCCCGTCCGGGCCGCCGTGCGGTGCCTTGTTCGCGGCGGCGAGATCTTCCGACAGACTGGTGCGCAGCGTCGCGATCGCCTGATCGGGATTGGCGGGCTTCAACTGCTCGCGAGCCAGAGAGTCATACACGTAGTGACGCAGCATCGGATCCTGGGTCTTGTTCAGCACGTCGTGATACACGGCGATGATTTCGCCTTGATGTCCGCTCATGGCATACAGACGGCGCAACTGTTCCAGATCGTTGATCACCGCGAAGCCGGGGCCCATCGGCCCCATCCGGGCATGCGGCGACGGCCCGTCGCCGCGTGGCGGCTCGCCGTGCGACTGAGGGCCCGCGGGCGGCGGTGCTTCCTGGGCAAACGCGGCCGTCGCGGCCAGAGTCAGAACGGCGCTCAGCGCCGCGCTCAAGATTGATTTTTTCATGAACTCGCTCCCATCGAGACAGGGCCGGCGCTACAGCGCGCCGGCACATGAGCAACGATAGTCGACATGCCGGTTCGTAGGGTTACTGATGCCGCCTTGTAACTTACCGCGCCTTCCATGTTGCGCGGCCGGTGCCCGACAAGCGCCGTCGAGGGCGCCGCGTGAGCCAGGGTGTGCCCGCTGGCGCATTGTTTCCGGATGGCGCATGATTAAGCGATGTGCCGTCCGACCCCAGAACCAGCGCGTTCCTGCGGACGCACGGCGCACGCGACGCCGCCAGTGCATGCGTCACCGAAACACAACGCGGCGATGCACCGCCGGCGAGTATTCAACCGTTAAGGAGGATTTCGCATGGACCGACCTGACGCCGCCAATCCGTTTGGCGATTTCACCAAAATGCTGGAGCAGTTCAAGCTCCCCGGCTTCGACGTACCCGCCATCATGGAAGCGCGACGCAAGGACGTGGAAGCACTGGTTCAGGCGAATCAGACTGCTTTCCAGGGGATGCAGTCGCTTGCGCAGAAACAGGCCGACATGTTGCGCTCGACCTTGGGCGAATTGCAGTCACTGACGGGCCAGTTGTCGGCCGGCGGTGCCGCGCCTTCGGGCAAAGCTGCCGAGTTGATCCAGCAAAGTCTGCACAAGTCGCTTGCCGATATGCAGCAACTGGCGCAAGCGGCGTATCAGACGCAAGCTGAGTCGTATGCGGTGATCGCAAAACGCGTAGAGGAAAACGTGCAGGAGCTTAAATCGCTTTTGCAGCAGCAGAAAAAGTAACGGGCGTTGATGCGTTGAATCGCTAACGCGTTACGTTCAGAAGACCGATGCCGCGGATGACCTTCGAGTTATCCGCGGCATTTTTTTGTTCTGCGAATCACGATTACCGCATCGATTATCTCTTCATACGAAAAGTCTTTTAGGGTGTTGTATTGTCGGACAAAAACCCGCATTTTCCTTGATCTTTTCAGCGTCTGCTTACATTCACTGCGCAATGCTGCGCGCATGAATTTTTTTCTGCTTCGGCCTTGGGCGGTGCGCTTCACTGTTCGCTTTAAACGAGCCGCGAAGCAAAAACGCGCGCTCAAGCGCCGCCCCTTGGTGATCTGGTCCTGAAATATCAAACAGACCCAAACGACGCCGCGCGGCGTAAGGGTTTAAATCCCTCCGCAAACGATTGGCGCGCATCGTCGCGACGGCTAAAGTTTCGCGTCACCACTCCGTAGACGCATTCACGCA belongs to Paraburkholderia aromaticivorans and includes:
- a CDS encoding DUF4148 domain-containing protein translates to MKSLIQAVVVAAALAAPVAVFAQSNSPVTRAQVRAELIELEQAGYNPGRGEDPNYPADIQAAEARVAARHAATGFGGTASGSSDAGRAPVSRSDWNAMYNHP
- a CDS encoding response regulator; its protein translation is MRVLHELPRVLVVDDNVGAAEALATYLSYEGVDARAADGCEQALRCVRDWVPDVVVLDIMMPERDGYETASALRSYLPTQSLGIVAFTSLDEDHVKETGKARHNFDGYCQKGTAPTALLALMRKLWRE
- a CDS encoding ArsR/SmtB family transcription factor translates to MRTYNHPTAEDFALGRLFHALSDPVRLEIVRRLASVDEATCGELDGGRPKSSVSHHFRILREAGLVRTRVAGTVHQNSLRRADLDARFPGLMEAILKQIVAEPVESEPA
- a CDS encoding NADH:flavin oxidoreductase/NADH oxidase; amino-acid sequence: MSALFQPYKLKDVSLRNRIAIPPMCQYTAEDGLVNDWHRIHLAGLARGGAGLVIVEATAVSPEGRITPGCAGIWTDEQAQAFAPVVASIKAAGSVPGIQIGHAGRKASANRPWEGDDHIADDDSRGWQTIAPSAIAFGGNLPKVPKAMTLDDIARVREDFVAAAKRARDAGFEWLELHFAHGYLGQSFFSTHSNQRDDAYGGNLKNRSRFMLETLAAVRKVWPEHLPLTARFGVIEYDGRDEETLVESIELAKNFKREGLDMLSVSVGFSTPTAAIPWAPAFLAPIAERVRREAGIPVSSAWGIDTPELADRSVKDGQLDLVMVGRAHLADPHWPYHAAKKLGIERPSWTLPAPYAHWLERYKVA
- a CDS encoding NAD(P)/FAD-dependent oxidoreductase; this translates as MKTSDSRPRIAVVGAGIAGLSCATTLRAAGCRLRLFDRSRGPAGRMSARRDGDWQCDHGAQYFTARDRAFRAEVARWQKAGAAAAWPARLAVLGAPGSTAHTTRIERFVGTPRMSAPARLLAETLPLTTRCTIEKVQCEPQGWQLWSAEHGAIDDKFDAVVLAMPAPQVAPLLHAPAPELAMMARSTVMRACWALMLRFDGRVPLAFDAAFVNHGPLRWMARDSSKPGRGGPETWLLHATAEWSEAHLDTPAEQVAAAMLEAFQRCGGPRPAAWTAHRWRHADVAPDGDPAPGYVWRDVDGLGLCGDWLNGGRVEGAWLSGRALGHEMLRALQSV
- a CDS encoding MerR family transcriptional regulator — protein: MMTSYDEQQPAQQGYRSGEAARLAKMPVTTLRIWERRYGVVGPAKTASGQRLYTEDDVRRLSLIKLLVSRGHAIGAIARLDREQLQFLAARSGRESGGAADLPLVESVDLRLALVGGSLAQRFRASGVDLRPYGVNELITFADLSIAEAGSGTSGERGAPIDALLVSVDSLQEDIASQIIALGDAVRAKAIAVVYSFGTGPAAEILRVAGVRLYREPDSRTEFRQMLGDLCERVRIQERIGDDAVWSRVRRRYDDRELEVIASRSSTIACECPRHLAELVMKLSAFERYSDACTSRSAQDAALHRYLGDVSNRACAMVEAALERVAREEGWFAGPQSPQAGQE
- a CDS encoding RNA polymerase sigma factor, which translates into the protein MSHDASTDATISASALDQKSAYLAALLERVSRHEAGAFEALYRASAPSLFGLAVRVTRTSESAEEVVQDGFIKIWRFAGSYDPGKASPSTWMSTIVKNQALDYLRRNPYSGVYIDDLDERIAASDADVNFWQEFALDAERLSSYLGRLAPVQRQAIALAYFRGQSQSEIAHTLDAPVGTVKSWISRGLESLRAMADARPAPHHGGLY
- a CDS encoding dihydrofolate reductase family protein → MNPYIVAHMMSSLDGRSLTDGWHLDYASDLYESTAATFEADGWICGRVTMQEIAHGTDYPKGLAKGAVPRTDHFVERKADQYAISIDPQGRVAWKSNAALKSHVIEALTEQVADDYLAYLQSIGVSYVFGDKTEIDLDKVVQTLARELGVKKLIVEGGSHVSGAFVNAGLVDEVSVLILPLVDGRSEHASSFEVAMEKWQAPAYLKLTSVEQKEQGAVWLRYTKA
- a CDS encoding DUF4410 domain-containing protein, whose amino-acid sequence is MLTSVKFLRKNAARLACVTMVCCSALLTGCAGSSIKDASTASTPVQVRPDNIYVYTFDANPDQVKLDGGMMQKVKTQLEGSSAAQKQAADAAEVREQVANEIVHQLQSMGLRAIRSDIPAPADQNVLLVQGSFDTIDSGNRRRRMLIGLGAGKSQVSSSVQILYKPAGGTPRLVQTFTANADSGKAPGMAETAGVGAAAGSIATSAALGGGLHAVSETKRAGVSADAKRLADAVAKQVGEIGVSGGWLSTEHTKG
- a CDS encoding phasin family protein — its product is MDRPDAANPFGDFTKMLEQFKLPGFDVPAIMEARRKDVEALVQANQTAFQGMQSLAQKQADMLRSTLGELQSLTGQLSAGGAAPSGKAAELIQQSLHKSLADMQQLAQAAYQTQAESYAVIAKRVEENVQELKSLLQQQKK